In Sebaldella termitidis ATCC 33386, one DNA window encodes the following:
- a CDS encoding amino acid ABC transporter permease, with amino-acid sequence MFLAADGTRTFLGWVAFFIEKNGNQFLSGTITTLYISLTGTIVGFFIGLCVALVREAYIDEKTPVIKKFFIKLSQIIIKIYIAVFRGTPMIVQAMVIYYGLPVLLQRFDFNLDPIPAALFIVSINTGSYMAEIIRGGIDSVDKGQLEGAQAIGMSHFQTMKSIIFPQAIRNVLPSVGNEFIINIKDTSVLNVISVTELFFTSKSLAGTYTRYYEVFIITSAIYFFLTFTISLILRFVEKKIDGPKNFEIAETIEKEIDSNLLKER; translated from the coding sequence ATGTTTTTAGCAGCAGATGGTACGAGGACTTTTTTAGGCTGGGTAGCTTTTTTCATAGAAAAAAACGGAAACCAGTTCTTAAGCGGTACCATTACGACTCTTTATATTTCGCTAACAGGAACTATTGTGGGATTTTTTATCGGATTATGTGTTGCATTAGTAAGGGAAGCGTATATAGATGAAAAAACACCGGTAATAAAAAAGTTTTTTATTAAGCTATCTCAGATAATAATAAAAATATATATAGCTGTTTTCAGGGGAACACCTATGATAGTACAGGCAATGGTTATTTATTACGGGCTTCCAGTACTTCTACAAAGATTTGATTTTAATCTTGATCCTATACCGGCAGCATTATTCATAGTATCAATAAATACCGGATCTTACATGGCTGAGATAATCAGAGGCGGAATTGATTCTGTGGATAAGGGACAGCTTGAAGGAGCCCAGGCAATAGGAATGAGTCATTTTCAAACCATGAAATCCATTATATTTCCGCAGGCAATACGTAATGTATTACCTTCTGTAGGAAATGAGTTTATTATAAATATAAAAGATACATCGGTTCTTAACGTTATCAGTGTTACCGAACTCTTTTTCACTTCAAAATCACTGGCAGGAACGTATACTCGTTATTATGAAGTATTTATAATAACAAGTGCAATATATTTCTTTCTTACATTTACAATCAGTCTGATTCTGAGATTTGTAGAAAAGAAAATCGACGGTCCGAAAAATTTTGAAATTGCAGAGACAATTGAGAAAGAGATTGACAGTAATTTGTTGAAAGAGAGGTAA
- a CDS encoding transporter substrate-binding domain-containing protein produces MIKKINLFALILMLVVLTACGKGGSGGEGKKESNEFRVGMECGYAPFNWFQSDDSNGAVKNSSNGYCGGYDVEIAKLVAKGLGKELVIVQTDWDGLLGPALQSGKIDAVIAGMSPTTERKESLDFTSPYYKSDLVVVVAKDGKYANAKTLEDFQGAKITGQLNTLHYTVIDQLTGANKQTAMENFPAMIVALNSGKIDGYVSERPGAMAAETANPNLKYITFEKGKGFEYSNEEVDVAVGLKKGNTDLKDQIDKILAGITEEERQKIMEDAIKNQPLEN; encoded by the coding sequence ATGATAAAAAAAATTAATTTATTTGCTTTAATATTGATGCTTGTGGTATTAACAGCCTGTGGAAAAGGCGGAAGCGGGGGAGAAGGAAAAAAAGAAAGCAATGAGTTCAGAGTGGGAATGGAATGCGGATATGCCCCTTTTAACTGGTTCCAAAGTGATGACAGCAACGGTGCCGTAAAGAATTCGAGCAACGGATACTGCGGCGGTTATGACGTGGAAATAGCAAAGCTTGTAGCAAAAGGTCTTGGAAAAGAACTTGTAATAGTACAGACAGACTGGGACGGACTTCTTGGACCGGCACTGCAGTCTGGTAAGATAGATGCAGTAATAGCAGGTATGTCACCAACTACAGAACGTAAAGAAAGTCTGGATTTCACATCGCCTTATTATAAGTCGGATCTTGTAGTAGTAGTAGCAAAAGACGGAAAATATGCAAATGCAAAAACACTTGAAGACTTTCAGGGAGCTAAAATAACTGGACAGCTGAATACACTTCACTATACTGTAATAGATCAGCTTACAGGAGCGAACAAGCAGACAGCAATGGAAAATTTTCCTGCTATGATAGTAGCACTTAATTCCGGGAAAATAGACGGTTATGTTTCTGAAAGACCGGGAGCAATGGCAGCAGAAACTGCAAACCCAAATTTGAAATATATTACTTTTGAAAAAGGAAAGGGTTTTGAATATTCCAATGAGGAAGTCGATGTGGCTGTGGGACTGAAAAAAGGAAATACAGATCTTAAAGACCAGATAGATAAAATTCTTGCCGGAATTACAGAAGAAGAGCGTCAAAAAATAATGGAAGATGCTATTAAGAATCAGCCGTTAGAAAATTAG
- a CDS encoding PTS sugar transporter subunit IIC — protein MGNNFFSFMEKTLMGPMSKLANQKHLLAVRNGMISTIPLTIVGSFFLILASPPLSPTFLKSIDYANKYGMNFALVFRLSMGIIAVFATYNIAYYLAKSYNLDGVSAGTLALVAFMMTQVPLFLEFTLKNAAEPTKGWVVPMNNLGSAGLFGGIIIAFFAVETLRFFKEHRLVIRMPDGVPEAVGRSFESLFPTIFVVVVVYLVSIHFGFDIHKFLYGFFKPLISLVNHPAGVIVIVFLITFLWACGIHGVAIIGSVARPIWLILLDQNGAALEAGAKVLPNIGAEPFYQWFIWIGGSGCTIGLLILMVFSKSKQLKSLGRIALLPGIFNINEPIIFGTPIMLNPFLIIPFMLAPITTALLSYFAMAANMVSRVSTLAPWTFPGPIGAYLATNGDFRAVILVFINIAISTIIYFPFFKLYEKKLVAEEKLNSEKKAAN, from the coding sequence ATGGGAAATAATTTTTTTAGTTTTATGGAAAAAACTCTTATGGGGCCTATGTCAAAGCTTGCTAACCAAAAGCATCTGCTGGCTGTAAGAAATGGAATGATATCTACTATTCCTCTTACTATAGTAGGAAGTTTCTTTTTGATACTTGCTTCTCCGCCACTTAGCCCCACATTTTTAAAATCGATTGACTACGCTAATAAATATGGAATGAATTTCGCACTGGTGTTCAGACTTAGTATGGGGATTATCGCCGTTTTTGCCACTTATAATATTGCTTACTATCTGGCAAAATCTTATAATCTGGATGGTGTATCGGCAGGAACACTTGCTCTTGTCGCGTTTATGATGACACAGGTTCCTTTATTTCTGGAATTTACATTGAAAAATGCCGCAGAGCCTACAAAGGGATGGGTAGTTCCTATGAATAATCTTGGTTCGGCCGGATTATTCGGAGGTATTATAATAGCCTTTTTCGCTGTGGAAACTCTCCGGTTCTTTAAGGAACACAGGCTAGTAATAAGAATGCCTGACGGAGTGCCCGAAGCAGTGGGAAGATCTTTTGAATCACTATTCCCCACTATTTTTGTGGTAGTAGTTGTCTATCTTGTTTCTATACACTTCGGATTTGATATTCATAAATTTTTATACGGATTTTTTAAACCGCTTATCAGCCTTGTTAATCATCCTGCCGGAGTTATAGTTATTGTTTTTCTTATTACTTTTTTATGGGCATGCGGTATTCACGGAGTTGCAATAATTGGTTCTGTTGCAAGACCAATATGGCTTATCCTTCTGGATCAAAATGGTGCAGCTCTTGAAGCAGGTGCAAAGGTGCTCCCTAATATTGGTGCCGAACCTTTTTATCAGTGGTTTATCTGGATAGGCGGTTCAGGATGTACTATAGGACTTCTTATTCTTATGGTTTTTTCGAAGTCAAAGCAGTTAAAAAGTCTGGGCAGAATTGCTCTGCTTCCCGGAATTTTTAATATAAACGAGCCTATTATATTCGGAACACCAATTATGTTAAATCCGTTTTTGATTATACCATTTATGCTTGCACCAATAACTACAGCTCTTTTAAGCTATTTTGCCATGGCTGCCAATATGGTATCAAGAGTTTCTACTCTTGCCCCTTGGACATTTCCGGGACCTATAGGTGCTTATCTGGCTACAAACGGTGATTTCAGGGCAGTAATACTGGTATTTATAAATATAGCAATTTCTACAATTATTTATTTTCCTTTTTTCAAACTTTATGAGAAAAAATTAGTTGCCGAAGAAAAACTAAACTCTGAAAAGAAAGCAGCAAACTAA
- a CDS encoding MarR family transcriptional regulator, translating to MNKFPGMEKFNILSEEYGINDLDVIRAYFSFMMTAQKANGRVESHLSHFGTTSTQLSILLTLYLNHNKPETAGNISKKFGLSAPTISNVIKTLCQKKFIKKVKDKSDKRVYKITMTEEGYRFLNGLIPEYHSRYKKIFSEFTDEELKCLERISLKLFHNIDLFG from the coding sequence ATGAATAAATTTCCCGGTATGGAAAAATTTAACATTTTATCTGAAGAGTATGGAATAAATGATTTAGATGTAATAAGAGCATATTTTAGTTTTATGATGACCGCACAAAAAGCCAACGGGAGAGTGGAGAGTCATTTAAGCCACTTTGGTACTACGAGTACACAGCTGTCAATACTGTTAACTTTGTATTTAAATCACAATAAGCCGGAAACTGCCGGAAATATTTCAAAAAAATTTGGTTTGTCTGCTCCCACTATTAGTAATGTTATTAAGACATTATGTCAAAAGAAATTTATAAAAAAAGTAAAAGATAAAAGTGACAAAAGAGTTTATAAAATAACAATGACTGAAGAAGGATACCGTTTCCTGAATGGTTTAATTCCTGAATATCATTCCAGATATAAAAAAATCTTTTCAGAATTTACAGATGAAGAGTTAAAGTGTCTGGAACGAATTTCATTAAAGCTTTTTCATAATATTGATTTATTTGGCTGA